ctcaaagttttttaacagtcccatctagtttgagatgacgaagtttgactgtatacatatatttttgaacCAGTCctatatatagatattttgtGTTATATAATATGCTGATAGAAAAtagtttatgatttaaaaaaattcctttaagGGTCAACCCTTGAAGCAAGAAAGAGAAAACCACTGCACATAGTGCAGACTAAATTATATTAGCACTACAATGAAAAAACGATGACATTGTGTTTATgacaattttatataaattattaactGGTGGTCAGAAGGATTGGTTGATGTGTACCATTGGGAGAATTCTCTGCCCTGAGTTGAACGtttcaatcaaatttaattttttaaataactatGGGGACTCAAAATATTCTTGTTAGAATTCAAGTAGGATGAGTTCTAATTATATATAAGGGATTATATACAATGGTTAAAGGTTCTGGTACATATTACCCTGTTTCGAagctgcaatatttttttctatagtgAGACAGCTAGGTATAGGTGTACCATATGAATTTGTCATGTGACCGCATCTCTGATGTcacaaatcaatttatcaacaaatattttatcaatttggtAATTTTAAAGCTTTGGAGTTAAAAGCAACTACAAGCACCACTTTATCAATAATGGTATATACATTGTAGCAAAATCTTAAATATAATAAAGCTTATGTATATAACTCTTTCTGTGAATGCTGATAAATATATCACAaccatatatataatatttgtgGAGACAATTATAAACTTGAGCAACATCACAGACAGAAGCCGTAATCACAGTTGAACATGAAAATTAGCTATCACAGTCTATACATCTTGTACAACATCAATAAACCTTTTTAAGAAAAGATGTTTTATATTCCACTTCTATTTTAACTTCCGGTTATAGAGTTCAGATTCAAAGAAATATCAAAGGTTGAGGTTGACAGAAAGCTAAATGGCTACACTTAAAATTCAGTATCAATCACCAATTTAATGGATGTTAAAGCTATATATAGGTCAATTTATCTCATTGACATTGGTCTCACTTTTATCACTGGGTTTGCCACAGTGACTGTGGTTGATGAAGATAATGGCCGCCCAGAAAAGGCGTAGCCGCTCTTACTTCTCTGTCCGCGGGGGCGGAATCCACTCTTGGCACGACTTGAGTAAGCACTAGGGAATCTCTCCTGGAGAGCCACCTGTAGGTTGTCTCCACCCCTGCTCTTCTTTTTACCCACAGGGGCCGTTTGGGGTCGCTGAATTTTCGGGAACTGTTGCGAGAACCACTCCTCAAAATCCTCCACTGTCATTTCGACGATCTTCTCGCGACAGAACTCAATGGCAGCACATATGTCAGGGCTGCAGATTTCCCACTCCCGAAGCCTTTCCAAGACTTTGAAAAATGTCCTCTTGCTGAGTTGCTGACCAGCTCCTTCAATCTGTTGATGAAAAATAGACATACCATGCTCATCATCTTGTATTGTATGGAATGACGTACGACTTCTGTGTTGTTTTGAACAGATTCCAGTAAATACTGTACAAACAGAAGTCATGACATTTACGACAtctttaattatacatgtattctttttaattcattagCAATTGAAGTATAATAGCAAAGACTGATAAATTCATAGAAATAAGACTTTGACTATTTGTACatataataattatgatctTATTTATTGAGATTTAGACAGACTTAGGCCTGTAGGTTTAAATTCtcaaatcataaaatacaaaGGTCCAGCTACAAAGATATAATGTTTTCATTTGTGATTTCTGCATGCATCTATAAAAGGGTTCAATTTCAAACATTCCAAGGCACATAATTAaggaaacattaattttacaagtTGCATGACCAAGGACTGGGATTCTATATGGTATCCTATATGTCATAGATAAGAGTTTGGGTTTCAAAGACAGAAACTTACGGTCCACTTCAATACATCACTATGATCTAGATCTATTCTGAAAGTCAGAGGCAAGGAACGTCAAGATATAGTAGTCTTAACTCAATATATTACATCTAATAGTATATATCACTATATTTCACTCTTGAATATTTTACGTTAATTGAGAGAAAAATGTTAGTCTTCATAGTTGTCTCCTCCTTTATAATAGATAAAGGCTGTATCGATTGATTGATAgtacttttatttcattaaccttcatttaaaatcaaataaaattaataaataaatgaaaaaaactgtgaagtgaaaaaattaatgaaaacaaaacaaaggcAAGTAAAACACACTGTTTCAGTGCTAATATCATTTTCATCCATATTTCTTTCATGAATTACATCCATCAAAGTTGAAACTCTGAGAACTTGGAAGAATCCAAATATATAACCGATTCAAGATCTGAACAATAAGAAAATGATGGGATTTTCAGAGAAAAGAAGTAAATTGCTACTCCTGATAAACAAGAAGGCCATGCAAAAGAAAGCAAGAGCAGCACTTGAACTTCcttaaaatctaaaatacatgtactataccgACTGCATAATATCAAATTTCGATCATTCGATCATGAGTGTAGCCATAACTATACTTGTACTTTTCTCATTGAATATTCTAATTTTATATGTCTTGAatcaaaaaaattttcattcaattttttagtttaattatGTTTTGAGTCTTCATTTGATTTCTCTCATAAATATTGCatctgattttatattttaaatattagcTAAAACAAAATTCGAaccatatacagtaaaacatgcttatagCAAAGTCCCAGGGACAGGCATTTTCACTTCATTATAAGTGTagttcgttatatccgtcatttagttttcaacattttatagAGTTTTGAGGAATGTAATTCACTTcactgtaagcgtcaattcgtTATTAGCGTGTTTGCTATaatgtgttttactgtaatcaGGTTTTAATTATTTCGTGAAGAATTTCCATATTTTACTAATTAAAGGAATGAGtcaacaaataaatgaaattcaaagatAAGAAACAAACTATTTTCCAAGTGCTGCCCTCCCTTAATCATTACCTGTATTATGGTAACCCGCCTTTGGTCGAGAGTACGATGCTGTGATAATATATTACAACAGTGATAATCAGAGCAGTGTGTTATTCCACACCAAATGACAATTTACCGTATTCCTGCGAGTAGTCAAACCCCTCTGTATCTGCATGTATAGTACCATAAATATTATAAAGgccacataaaataaatgtataccaGTATATATAACTAAAGCCGGCCTGCACATGCCAGATGTATGGTTCATCTGATTTGTGATCAATATGAAATGAACGTCATTTGAATATGAACAAGCCTTAAATTAGCTTGGACATTTTGAAGTACCGTATCTGTATTATACCTGTACAAATTTTTCAGCCAGGATTGGCCTTGAAAAAAGACGACTCGATCTGGCAGAAAATTACAGGGCTACTTTAGTTGGAGACAGAATTTTGAGTTTGAGTTGAAGAGGATAATGCTGCATTGAATACAAACTGTTAGGTTTGGGTATTCTGAGGTCAATcggaatgtcttttttaaatatttggtgAGTTGTTAATTCCgagcttatacatgtatacaattaaacATCACCAGAACCCAAGGATTACATGTATTCCGTTAAATTCCATTACATTCCTTTCATCTGAGTGTAACAGCAATAAAACCAATGGGTTCTGGCAATGAAAAAAATGGCGTCAACTACTGATTCCTTTTTACAATGACACTGTGTGTATGACTACAATACCACAGTGCAAAGAGTACGGAACCTGAAACCAAATTAATAATCTTAATACTAGCAAAACATCCTACACAAAGATCACACTCAAAAACACACTGGATCCGTATtgaaaatttacaaacaaaacatgAAGCATGAGGGTGCTTTAAGCTAAATAACACTccattatataataaaaagtgAGTTCTGGTTTTTTTTCCTACATGGAATTACAaccaatacatataaaaaaaaaatgtctacatGCAAATTTTCTACAGATGTCAAATTCTACTGTGGTACAATAAAAGTATATAAGGCCAGTGCTTGAAAATTCCTATGATCACAAAATCAGCGATTGGGGTGCAATTGTAATTAAATTTCTAAGCAAAACACATGGTGACATCATAAAGATAGGTCACTTAACCAAGGGAACTTACTCTCATAATTGTCACTTTTTTCCATACTTGATTTGGATTTGACATCTATCAATAATCAATACAAATgcaatatgaataaatgattattAGATGAAAAATGTTTTCTAGTACTGCGCAGTACGCTTCATAGCACTGTGGTCTAGCAGCAACtgttgtatattaatttttacaaagtCATTTTCCGTATATATAATTTGCActtgaaaatattattatagCAACCCAATTTAACAGTAGCTTATAAGCATATACTATATGATTTCAAAACCAGATCAATTGTCACTCTTTTTAGTACAGCAGACATTATAATTCTCCTGCAGTTTCTCTACAAACAGTATCATAGAGTAACTGTGTTCACATTGTTCACATGCAAAGAATTATATATAGCTAAATTGTGTGGATGATTAAGAATTTACGGAGAATTATAAAACAGTATATTAGTTAATATATATTAGTCACAGACaacatttaatgaaatatatgagACAAATTAACTTTGATAGTTACATGTGTTACATTGATTAAGAGAATACACCATATCCCATAGAAGAGAGTTACAAAGTTTTAACATATAGCTCTTTATGGCTAGCTTTACAAAACAGACAGTTCTTTGAAACTTGTTAACCATTGAACAAGAGGGGCCATTGAGGTGCAGAAACCTttggaaaatgtcaaaaaatataattgcaaGAATATATTAGATTTAGAAATAAACTAAAATTTCACAGTATTACAGTGGATATTTTTGaatcatttgatttaaaaaactggttaacaaatttcaattttattacgaTGAAAAGCTAGATTTAAAGCCCTACCAGTCCATATTTGGCAAGTTTCTTCATGATCACTTTGTAGTACCATTCCTCTCTCAGCTCATCAGGAGAATTTGCCAACAACTCTGCATacctaaaaaaatgttttcatagaGGTCCACTGAATAAttcttgcaaaaaaaacccatttccTGGTATCTCTCTTAGTAACATGaacttttataaatttcataatttaatacACATATTCACAATCTACCTCAATTTTACTTGACCAAGAAAACAGAGTGCTTAAATTTAACACATGCATTATTATAACCAATCCAAATGAGAGAAGAAGCTCCCAGACTCTTCGTTCAGACTCAGTTGTATGgttattaaagttttaaatggAAAACATGCTGTTATTTACCAGTTTCCTTTTGAACCTTCCTCTTGCTTTTTCTTCAGAAGCTCTTCGTTGGGGCGAGTAAACATTCGATTGCTCCTCTCTCTCATCTCCTGAACAGCTCGGTGAAAGCTGCTTCCTTTCAGTTGAGAATTAATGGCCAGAAATTTGTTTTGACAAACTACAAACCTCTGTCTGGAAGAAATAAGCaaatattaatatcaacaaaaatacaGTTCAagcttattttcaaaaactttatagcttggcaaagttattttttgggTTTTTCACAACAAACCCTGAATAATGAGTGCATATACCCGGTATATTTGAAATAACTAAGAGTGGCATTTAAGTAATTTTCTAGACATTTTCCTCCTCTCTTAGCTTACTTTTCTAACTGCTCTAACTGTTCATGTAACTGTATAGCAGAATCCTCTTTTCTCTCCTGAAATTTCATGTGCATCTCACCAACAACATTCTGGTATTTAGTGCTAGCTCTGTTGTTCTGGAACTCTATCAGCTGTGGGGAACTGATGagaaataaaaaacagaaaCATGATGAAAATACAGTACCAAAATATCACCCGTACCAGATTATTTTAACCTGAGATTTTCTTATGTTTTACCTTTTAGGTCGTATAACTGCAGAATCGGCTCTGTTTGAGCGAGACGACTCGCGCTGATGACTAGCAGAGCGCCCTCTTTCTGCAGACCTCCCACGCTCACTCTAAAAAAAGGACAACAGACATTGAATTCTGggtataaatatacaaaatagcATCGTCATTACTCTTGCAAGAAATTAATTGCAAACtgaatctatatatatatgcagCCAAATAATTGCTGAGTATTTTTTCTGGAATATTATAAATTACCCCTGGATCAGCTGATTTTCTTGGGGATTTCTTGTGTGAATGTTCTCCATCCTGACCCCTGtgaaatacaatatatacaaaaatcaaaggtgaaagcttaagattttttttcaaaaataaagattaaCACACTTGTAGTTGCATTCAGATTATAATCTGAAGACCTAGAGGGAGTGttaccttttttcttttttgcgcTCCCTCCTAACTTTCACTGGACCAACAGGTTCTTGAGATTCATCATCCTCATACAGTTTAGTGGAGATATCCTCATTAAGGTACTTGAATATACCTTGAACAGAAATCAGTGCATATGAGAACACCCATATTACAGGACAAACACTATCTTACCTACCTTATCACAAAgcacatttttatgaaaactgtCATTGTCATTGCTCACTTTGCCCGTCTGCACGCTTTCAAAACCAATTGCATCTTCATCAAAAGGTCAATGTGAAAACACGCAAGGGATCCACAATCAAAATGAGATAAATTTCCCTCATTTATCCGCCAACTAAATGAGTTAATCAAGGTATATGTGCTGAACCTTATGACCCTGAAGTACTTACTGACATATTTCCCATCGTCCTCTTCCTCCTTTCCATCCACTTTAGATGTGGATCCCAGACTCTCATCCACACTGTTATCTAGGGAGCTGCTCACTCGTAAATTGGTGGATCCCGAGACATTGGCCATTCCCAGGAAGTTAGAGAACACACTATTTCTGTGGCCCCCTGGGGGCCTCTTTATTGTACCCACTCTGGTGCTCTTTCTCTTGATTGCCTACAATCAAGTTTATCAGTCTCTAAtgttatatattacatttaaatcaaatcaaCCAATTaggtactgtaaattccttatattacgcgagtacttaattccatgaTCCCACTGTTAtgtatcaaatcgcaagaatattAAATCGCGAATGTGGAACTTTTattcttatttcttatagttctcaACTCTCGAAAAATAATGATGAGATCATAAAATCCTGGAAGGGTGCTTCTCACAATTTTATGCGGATATTAACtcctcgcatttaattaggaatctacagtaattacATGGGAACAATAAAATCCATTTCTTTATCTCTAATGATAAGTACCAGCACATTAAAGAAAATTCTTCACATTTTTGCACAACAATTCTGTATGACAGTTGACAGACTTACTGGGGCCTTGGGAGATATTTCAAGGTGAATCAACTCCTTCCAGGTCATACCCTCATGGTCTCTTGGGTAAGTTTTCGTGCCTCCTATTTCACTGcaatccaaaaaattaaatcttccTTTTAGAGTAGTTTTCAccacttattttatttataaacatttatcaatATACTACTCAGCATTTTCTTtggataaaataataaataaaagccAAAAAACTTACTTTAGCTTCCAACTCGATGTAATGGGAGACATTGTAATAGAGTTATCTCCCCCTGTTCTGGCGTGTAGAGCCATTGCTTCGAGGATCCAGTGTAAAGCACAAAGTTGGCGGAAAAATGCATCtctgaaatcaaaataaaggaTTTTTTACGCAGTTCATACAATGTACAAGTTAATCTGTGTActggaaatttatttttcccaaCATTCTTTCCATCAAAATACACTTCTACTTTACATTCAATCAAATTACAATTAGAATTCTTACTTAGCAGTATTTTCTTTGGCCTCCATAATGTTGGTGTGCTGTGGGGTGTAGGGACGGGGGGCCTTGATCTTTTTCCTCCTCCCCGGGGACCTCGGGGTGGTGGCCAAGGACCGGGAGACCCCTAACTCTGACCCCTCATCCTCTTGTTGGCTGaaatttggaaaatatttttattaccaTGGTGAAAGATACAGTCTGtttgattgtattttttatatttatgagtTGAAAATAGTATCACAAGAAAAGTTAACACTGCATaagcatttttaataaagatcaTTAATGTCATTGATAATGCTTGAATCTGATTATTAAATCAATTAATAAGTAAGCAATAAATAATTAGTTTTCTCAATACAGtcattaaattaatttcattacaaTGCAAGTATTATTGTTAAGGTTATAACTGCACAATGTCAGGTATTCAAGCTTGGCTCCTGAATGTACAAGCATGATGTAAAGATATGAAATATTCTGCAAATGGTAGACTTAATTTTACCGAATAAAAGAGACCCTCCCCCTGGTGTCGGGGGACTCATCCTCAGACTTTTGTTCCTCGTCGTCAGTAGTTTCTCTTACATCTGAATGTTTCATGAAGCTTTGCAAAGACAAACATCCCCAAAAAATGTCAACTCCTGGTTAATCAAGCAATGTAAGGCTGTCCAAAGTTAATTCGATATGTTTAACGTAACTCCCGCTCATAGGTTTAGGAGAAAttgggttttaaaaaaaaatttcattcttttttttatcatactaAATTACTGTAATCTGTAGAAATTTGAATGTTTAGAGCACATCCAACTATAAATCAGATACTCAATAAGATTATCAGGAAAGATcacttttaaaaagataaattatatGTAGTTTGAATACTCACTGTATTCAGCtaaattaatgaaaatcatttttttttttaaacttcatttgttttaatttcatcagCTTTCCTTGTATCGGTAGATTTGAGATTTTGAAGTGATGTTAAACGAAGAATTAATTTTGGTGGCCTAATGAATATGTTACATTGACCGAAAGTTATAAAAATCCATGTTATTGATGATCAACATtggtgaaatcaatgaaatatgtGGGCCAAATTATCAAAGCTTACATTATTGATAAAAGTGTAGTTTTatgagtcatgattttcaagcTGCTGAAttaattttcctttaaattGATATAACGATACCAGTGAGCAATTTTGAAccacactacatgtatataataaccTTTATACATcacaaaaatttacaatatatcaattattataTTCTTTACATTCTAATTTCTTGTAATGTTTTTATAACTTTGGTCTTTATAACAACAAATAACAGTAGATAATTTCTtgcaaaaattttttaaaacacaaaaactgGCAAAAGTTAATTAAGGTGGAATGGGACACCTCCTGATAATATTGTGACGTGCTCTTCGtacagaaataaacaataaaatcagttATCGTATAATTCtcaagattttttctttacaaaatcagTTACCTAACAGCctagcgcaatgggttagagcattAACTATAAGGATCTGTAAGTCATTGTAACAtctaaaaattctaaaccaatgaaagtacagtgtattttaattctgatgtacttttattcacattaatattgatagatgtcccataccaccttaagtctaaaaacaacaaattaagtCTACTAGTAGCATATAGCTTTTTAAACAGCTACCGGTATTAATAGCAAGCTTAAAAACATCTGagtataaacaaaacacaaatgtAACACCCTGCATAGATCCTAATAAATGCTATTAGGCCTCTTTaggaagttttatttttagttttgataaatCTTTGCTTGCTCTCTCCATATTAACAACTGGTAGCAGAAAAATACTctattttttatcaacaatcTGAGATAAAGcctatgattattattttttattgatttctgtTCAACTTTTGtgcaactttgaaaaaataaaaaaacataaagtTCATAAAAACCAAGTCAAAAGGAGGGAGAGCAAACGGacaatttatttacagaaaGCCTAGAAAAGTCAGCTCCATTGAAAGGCAAATGAGAATATTATCTTCTGttggaaacattttaaaaacaaaaatccctaaatatcattatttataacAGGGGCATCTTTTCCTTCTTTTGAAAACACACAACAAACTTTCTGAATATtatttgcaaataaatgaaCTGCAACATTTCATTCTTCATTGTGGTCCTCATATCCTTACCTGGATAATTCTACATCATCCTCGATCTCCTCCTCCGATTCCTCTGACGAGGAGTCTAGTTTGGGAGGCTGCCATTGGTTCTTCATCTGTTCAGCCTTCATCTTGTTCATTTCATTCTCTGATTGTTGCTATAGAAATCACATTTATATAACACCAGCTAATGTATTTATGATTATGAAATGGTTCAAAGCAAGTGAATAGTTGTAATAGCGACTGATAGaattaaaaatccttttaaaattcttactTTAGCTGCTTGCTCAGTTTTTATTAGATCGAAAAGTCCATGGCCAAGTTTGACGTTGCGAACCATGTTCCTAAAGAtagatgagaaaaaaataatggcaaTGTAATAtgcaaacaatttcaaattaacataaatatcactttgataaaaaatttaagcCTCAATACCTTCCATGGATGACCTCCCTTTGTAAAGTGTTCATGTCTGTTTTTGACCTTCTGAGAACAAATGATGTTGCTGACACCTGGTGATAAAAAGATAAACCCCTAATTTCCCCCAAAATAAGAACTGCATGTTATTTGtaaaatcatcaaattttgAGGGGCATAAattttattggtttaaaaaaaaacccagttggtttgtttgcaaatttggcTTTTCCTCAGAACATGATAATAAGGCATTCATATTTCAGAtacatatgtttttgaattgatGGTAGCAGGTATATCACCATATCGAAGTACATGTGAATTAATGTccactgaaaataaaaatgtttacagtGATGGAGAAATTACATTTATGTACGTGTTCTTCGATCTTAAGGATCCTCGACACCCCGTGACTTCTACTGTTTAAGACAGTACATCACAACCTGGCGATTTTAAGGCAAATTATGTGAAACAGTTTATATCACAAAATTTTTAGGGTAATTTTTATGTCAAACACATGCTAAAAATCAATGTCATTAAGAAATTTAGAAAAATGGGCTTGCATGCATATCTTTTCCCAGGTGTGTGGAGGACCCTTAATTGTGAATTAATTGTTACGATACCTGTTGTCGTTTCTGCTGCTGGAGTTCAGCTGAAATATCATACTCATCCTCATCACTGCTACTGCTCGTCTCCTCATCGTATTTCTGTGTTcataaataacaaattattatggACTAAATATACTTAAGAAAAAAGTCcattaaatattatcatttgCTGAAACTTCAagagatgtaaatatatcattattctTTTCCAAAACAgctagtaataaaaaaaaattatctaaatacATAATCTCATTTTATCAGATTTTGTTATACTGTATCTGTATTCCTACATAACAAGTTTAACACTCTGTACATATCACACATTATTAAAAAACTAGCAATTTAAggtaatttcatatgaaatcatttcttaGACTAGTGTACTGTATGAACATACAAGTATTTTTGTCTGACTTCGGTTAAGATGCATCAAGtctatttcaaatatatatatataggtgcatatatatgtatagttaATATAGCAGTATATACttttatgtacattattttgtttgggatttaaatgatgtttttattcTATCAATGCGAATCAAGTGGTCACTAAAAAATGTCATAACTATTACAAAAAACTTGGTCTTAATGAAAtacaagtttgtttttttttacaaattaccatACATAATTCTTTGTTGTGCTTTAAAAGTGCAATTGCGTATAATATCAAATCCGTATTTTTAGATATCTGAAAGTACACTGGAGATTGTTTATAAAGAGTGTTTTTGAAGGCTGCGTGGGAGAGCATAAAATTATGCACTTATAACATTAacttgaatatatacatgtaattctgtgtTTTGGCTCAtgttcattaaaatgaaatgcataGCTGACTGCATGTCTAGCCTTAAAATCCTTCCTATTAATTCCCTGCAAATACTCTAATAGCCTTCACAAATACTCTCTCTACTTCTACATacaatatacaagtaaattatacatatactgCAGCAATATCCACTTATTCAGAAGTCAAAATGAAAATCAGGATATTCATTCCAGAAATAAGAAATCAGTTAAaagcacttaattttttttttttaaatttaatcaatttattacatgtaattttgattGTCTATTAGTTCAATTTATgcacattttaacaatttaaaactaTTCCACATAAGTTTTCAGATGCTCTTTTTGTGAATTGATATTGTAATAGtatggctatttttttttacataatgcaatggttaattttttatatcatcaTGCACTAGTACCATAGTAAAAACAttagcaggtttttttttcatcattccATTGTTCAGAAGTACATTGACTTTCAGCAAAATGCATGCAAAAGTTGAAACGTGGTAATCttataattcttttaaatattttcacacCCAATCTTAAAGCGATCTAACTTAATACACTATTATTAAAATGGCTAATGTGAATATATCCACTTATCAAAAAATAACGGAACAGTCAAGCATTAATTTAGAAACTGTTCAATGATTTCAAAATTCTGTTAAACAGCTTATGGTATACAGAGTTGAAAGGAAAGCAGAATTATGTACCGGTAGTTTAAATTCCCACAAATCTTGTTTTCTTTAGAGATTTTAAATACTTTTCTACTTCACACAATAAGTATAATTGTTATTCTCAAGCATTAAAACCTTGAATAAGTTCTGACAAATTAAGAAATTCATAGATAGAAattattaatgataattttcaGTTGATTGATGCAGATATACCAATACCTTATGAATTCCAAACTTGATAACATGCACATTGCAATTTTTTGCATCTGCATATCTTCGAAAATACATTGTACgtatgtatttaaaacaaaatataaaaaaactcCTTCAGCACAACatattttttgatgaattttttataattatagaaaCAATTTACTTGTCATACatataataattgaaattgaggaaaaaaaaaatataactataacttgaaaacaaaacTGAAGTAAAATTCatgcaagaaataaaattataccaGAATGCATTGGACTAAATGCAAGTTCTTTTCCTTcaatttgtttacttaaatctATAATCTGAAAGTGATCTATAAATATAAGAAGTTGATAGCTAAGCTCCTGAAAAAAATCCGAGGAGGAGCATTCAAGGGGGATAACTCCAAATGATTTAGTGTATATCTAGTCAATGATTTGTTTCTAgcttatatatgaatatattgttTAACTTAGATGAGATGTATATagtaaaaaatttattaaactgATTATTAAACTGATCTTCCCCTGTCTGGAGTGTGTGTTAAGATAATCctctttttaatgaaaagaaGAGGAAAACTTCAGGAGCATCATATAGCTCATCATTGTAGGTGCTAGCGAAGATAAATGTGCTGTTTAAtagttatataattatgtaaagtGTATTTGGTTGGTTCAAAGGTATAAgcaattttgcattttaatacaaaaaattaaaataattattattggggcaagatcttgttaaaaaatatttatgtaggTTTGATATCATAAATACCGGCACTGGTATATGTCTCCAAATtaacacatgaaaaaataatataattctaCAACATTCATGCATACATGCAGATGCCTCAGTGGTATTTTATTATGCATATTCATGTATACACTTTGACT
This genomic window from Magallana gigas chromosome 5, xbMagGiga1.1, whole genome shotgun sequence contains:
- the LOC105320830 gene encoding coiled-coil domain-containing protein 60 isoform X4: MPAANRNNPWRIQPKPVPVPYDKTAKIAARSLASYKTQVPSPHDAREEKYRRRQSQLTSQGYFAAQNVPYKGLGDPFYLDEQRMILHALGQWDAPNLSTHGESKKYDEETSSSSDEDEYDISAELQQQKRQQVSATSFVLRRSKTDMNTLQREVIHGRNMVRNVKLGHGLFDLIKTEQAAKQQSENEMNKMKAEQMKNQWQPPKLDSSSEESEEEIEDDVELSSFMKHSDVRETTDDEEQKSEDESPDTRGRVSFIRQQEDEGSELGVSRSLATTPRSPGRRKKIKAPRPYTPQHTNIMEAKENTAKDAFFRQLCALHWILEAMALHARTGGDNSITMSPITSSWKLNEIGGTKTYPRDHEGMTWKELIHLEISPKAPAIKRKSTRVGTIKRPPGGHRNSVFSNFLGMANVSGSTNLRVSSSLDNSVDESLGSTSKVDGKEEEDDGKYVSIFKYLNEDISTKLYEDDESQEPVGPVKVRRERKKEKRGQDGEHSHKKSPRKSADPGSERGRSAERGRSASHQRESSRSNRADSAVIRPKSSPQLIEFQNNRASTKYQNVVGEMHMKFQERKEDSAIQLHEQLEQLEKQRFVVCQNKFLAINSQLKGSSFHRAVQEMRERSNRMFTRPNEELLKKKQEEGSKGNWYAELLANSPDELREEWYYKVIMKKLAKYGLMSNPNQVWKKVTIMRIEGAGQQLSKRTFFKVLERLREWEICSPDICAAIEFCREKIVEMTVEDFEEWFSQQFPKIQRPQTAPVGKKKSRGGDNLQVALQERFPSAYSSRAKSGFRPRGQRSKSGYAFSGRPLSSSTTVTVANPVIKLQVRMT
- the LOC105320830 gene encoding coiled-coil domain-containing protein 60 isoform X7; translation: MPAANRNNPWRIQPKPVPVPYDKTAKIAARSLASYKTQVPSPHDAREEKYRRRQSQLTSQGYFAAQNVPYKGLGDPFYLDEQRMILHALGQWDAPNLSTHGESKKYDEETSSSSDEDEYDISAELQQQKRQQVSATSFVLRRSKTDMNTLQREVIHGRNMVRNVKLGHGLFDLIKTEQAAKQQSENEMNKMKAEQMKNQWQPPKLDSSSEESEEEIEDDVELSSQQEDEGSELGVSRSLATTPRSPGRRKKIKAPRPYTPQHTNIMEAKENTAKDAFFRQLCALHWILEAMALHARTGGDNSITMSPITSSWKLNEIGGTKTYPRDHEGMTWKELIHLEISPKAPAIKRKSTRVGTIKRPPGGHRNSVFSNFLGMANVSGSTNLRVSSSLDNSVDESLGSTSKVDGKEEEDDGKYVSIFKYLNEDISTKLYEDDESQEPVGPVKVRRERKKEKRGQDGEHSHKKSPRKSADPGSERGRSAERGRSASHQRESSRSNRADSAVIRPKSSPQLIEFQNNRASTKYQNVVGEMHMKFQERKEDSAIQLHEQLEQLEKQRFVVCQNKFLAINSQLKGSSFHRAVQEMRERSNRMFTRPNEELLKKKQEEGSKGNWYAELLANSPDELREEWYYKVIMKKLAKYGLMSNPNQVWKKVTIMRIEGAGQQLSKRTFFKVLERLREWEICSPDICAAIEFCREKIVEMTVEDFEEWFSQQFPKIQRPQTAPVGKKKSRGGDNLQVALQERFPSAYSSRAKSGFRPRGQRSKSGYAFSGRPLSSSTTVTVANPVIKTILKDDQLQVRMT